Within Desulfolithobacter dissulfuricans, the genomic segment GGATAACGCCCTTCCCTGGTCCGATGGAGGCAGAAGGTGCACTTCTCCATAACCCCCATGTAGCGGGGCCGGTTGGAGAGGTAGCCCATATCGGGATTAAGATCTTCGCTGGAGAGTCCGGGCTTGGACCAGTTGAAACGCCGGGCATGGTAGGGACAGGCCGCCTCGCAGTAGCGGCAGCCGATGCACCAGTTGTAGTCGATGACGATGATGCCGTCCTTTTCCTTCCAGGTGGCCTTGACCGGGCACACCTTGACACAGGGAGGATTGCGACATTGCTGACACTGGACCGGCATGTAGAAATAGTTGGGATCCGCGGCCTCTTCCGGCGGATAGTCATGAACGGAGGTCTCCAGATCCACGCTGCCTTTTTTCAGTTTCATCACCCGGATGTACTGGATCTGCGGATCGCGGGACTGGTTGTTTTCCTTCATGCAGGCATAGACACAGCGTCGGCAGCCGATACAGCGGCCTATGTTGAGCACATAGGCGAACTCGACCCCATCGATGGGTTTGGGATCGCAG encodes:
- a CDS encoding 4Fe-4S dicluster domain-containing protein, with translation MSGDQKACAGISRRDFVTGAAVTLASVGAGAAALAPLMDAEEIPTADEFIQKHYRRLTPADKKEIFARLEREIEKQYGKKATICDPKPIDGVEFAYVLNIGRCIGCRRCVYACMKENNQSRDPQIQYIRVMKLKKGSVDLETSVHDYPPEEAADPNYFYMPVQCQQCRNPPCVKVCPVKATWKEKDGIIVIDYNWCIGCRYCEAACPYHARRFNWSKPGLSSEDLNPDMGYLSNRPRYMGVMEKCTFCLHRTREGRYPACLEVCPTGARKFGNLRDPDSEVRKILENERVYVLKQDLGTLPKFYYVFAK